Proteins encoded together in one Planctomyces sp. SH-PL14 window:
- a CDS encoding glycosyltransferase has product MLLAIVALFIGTILFNFLFQLAQLDLFRIYWQDVRRHGDGAPTPPLPDTLPSVTIQLPMYNESAVAERILDHAARIRYPRDRLQIQVLNDSTDGCTQIIERKIEELRRADPTLVIDYRHRLDRAGFKAGNLNAALPHVTGDLVAILDADFVPQPDFLEKTVPYFTDPQIGTVQTRWGHLNASDSVLTRTQEFYLDGHHSVEQRGRSAGNLYLFYNGSAGVWRTSVLRAVGGWRTDSVIEDIDMSFSAQVLGFRIRFLENYVTRGELPNSIIGFRLQMFRWFKGNMQSGIKFLSTVWRQKVSVHKKIHASLQLLTPFIPVSSLVNVLSAAILPLVLHLAPQYEPLMALSVVGLFWFPLMFLVYGSARLRFDKKPLWWTGLLMIPRALAFLALMVGLSCQCSVAIFEALFGTRNQWIVTPKGFSAATPGAPRKRTKMSIPWYFWLDLPIICYLAFGLSVAITYRAYVLILMESVFLGGYLWLFCGALWEAYGPLGPSRTSPQPASPSGPVLEPEPLPVSGPAHQVTAAG; this is encoded by the coding sequence ATGCTGCTGGCCATTGTTGCGCTGTTCATCGGCACGATCCTGTTCAACTTTCTGTTCCAGCTGGCGCAGCTCGATCTCTTCCGCATCTACTGGCAGGATGTCCGCCGCCACGGAGACGGTGCGCCGACTCCGCCGCTCCCCGACACGCTCCCGTCGGTCACGATCCAGCTCCCGATGTACAACGAGTCCGCGGTCGCGGAACGGATCCTCGATCACGCGGCCCGCATCCGGTATCCGCGGGACCGGCTCCAGATCCAGGTCCTGAACGACTCGACGGACGGCTGCACGCAGATCATCGAGCGGAAGATCGAAGAGCTCCGCCGCGCCGATCCGACCCTCGTGATCGACTACCGGCACCGCCTCGACCGGGCCGGCTTCAAGGCGGGGAACCTCAACGCCGCGCTTCCGCACGTGACCGGCGACCTCGTCGCGATCCTCGACGCCGACTTCGTCCCGCAGCCGGACTTTCTAGAGAAGACGGTCCCCTACTTCACCGATCCGCAGATCGGCACGGTCCAGACCCGGTGGGGGCATCTCAATGCCAGCGACTCGGTCCTGACCCGGACCCAGGAGTTCTACCTGGACGGGCACCACTCCGTGGAGCAGCGGGGCCGCTCGGCCGGCAACCTGTACCTCTTCTACAACGGCTCCGCCGGCGTGTGGCGGACGTCCGTCCTGCGGGCGGTCGGCGGCTGGCGGACCGATTCGGTCATCGAAGACATCGACATGAGCTTCAGCGCTCAGGTCCTTGGCTTCCGGATCCGGTTCCTGGAGAACTACGTCACCCGCGGAGAGCTGCCGAACTCGATCATCGGCTTCCGTCTGCAGATGTTCCGGTGGTTCAAGGGGAACATGCAGAGCGGCATCAAGTTCCTGTCGACGGTCTGGCGGCAGAAGGTCTCCGTACACAAGAAGATCCATGCCAGCCTGCAGCTCCTGACGCCGTTCATCCCGGTCAGCAGCCTCGTGAACGTCCTGTCGGCCGCGATCCTCCCGCTGGTCCTGCATCTCGCGCCGCAGTACGAGCCGCTGATGGCGCTCTCGGTCGTGGGCCTGTTCTGGTTCCCGCTGATGTTCCTTGTGTACGGCTCCGCCCGGCTGCGGTTCGACAAGAAGCCGCTGTGGTGGACGGGGCTGCTCATGATCCCCAGGGCGCTCGCGTTCCTGGCCCTCATGGTCGGGCTCTCGTGTCAGTGCTCGGTGGCGATTTTCGAGGCGCTGTTCGGGACGCGGAACCAGTGGATCGTGACACCCAAGGGCTTTTCGGCCGCCACCCCGGGAGCTCCCCGCAAGCGGACGAAAATGTCGATCCCGTGGTACTTCTGGCTGGATCTCCCGATCATCTGTTATCTGGCCTTCGGCCTGTCGGTGGCGATCACCTACCGGGCGTACGTGCTGATCCTGATGGAGTCCGTGTTTCTCGGGGGGTACCTGTGGCTCTTCTGCGGCGCGCTGTGGGAAGCGTACGGGCCGCTCGGTCCGTCGCGGACGTCGCCGCAACCAGCCAGCCCGAGCGGGCCCGTGCTCGAGCCTGAGCCGCTCCCCGTCAGCGGACCGGCGCATCAGGTCACGGCGGCCGGTTAA
- a CDS encoding DUF1559 domain-containing protein yields the protein MACDPRSLQSSASVCPAAGSRPLPSRRSRQTGFTLIELLVVIAIIGVLVSILLPAVQQAREAARAAQCKSNIKQIGIALHNYLETHRILPPGVVVRNKSDGTQDLPSRSASFLHANGNWGPSWLVFLLPYVDQGAVYGLVDDRAPMSDAKGTNARVRSAQIPVYVCPSDSQARTPLQNYNTIDATGATVSPGAPWTRGTYGANLGREQLWKSQQFMSVDPKLRGAMGFGGAARIAEFTDGTSNSAMVWEIRVGVTETDPRGTWALGRYGTSLVGGCDIDPATGMTDCLGLNPRADFADDVDDCVNASFSGMGCSYNVGDGQSAPRSMHPGGVHLLLGDGAGRFVSESIDFTIHRALNSISGGEKLSEF from the coding sequence ATGGCGTGCGATCCGCGAAGTCTCCAAAGCTCCGCGTCTGTCTGTCCCGCGGCCGGCAGCCGGCCTCTCCCGTCGCGGCGATCCCGTCAGACGGGGTTCACGCTGATTGAGCTGCTGGTCGTCATCGCGATCATCGGCGTCCTCGTCTCGATCCTCCTCCCGGCGGTGCAGCAGGCCCGCGAGGCGGCCCGGGCGGCGCAGTGCAAGAGCAACATCAAGCAGATCGGGATCGCGCTCCACAACTACCTGGAGACGCACCGCATCCTTCCCCCGGGCGTCGTCGTCCGGAACAAGTCGGACGGCACCCAGGACCTCCCGTCGCGGTCGGCCTCGTTCCTCCATGCCAACGGCAACTGGGGACCGAGCTGGCTCGTCTTCCTCCTCCCCTACGTCGATCAGGGGGCGGTCTACGGACTCGTGGACGACAGGGCTCCGATGTCGGACGCCAAGGGGACCAATGCCCGCGTCCGCAGCGCCCAGATCCCGGTGTATGTCTGCCCCTCGGACTCGCAGGCCCGGACTCCGCTCCAGAACTACAACACGATCGACGCCACGGGCGCGACCGTCAGCCCCGGCGCCCCGTGGACGCGCGGAACGTACGGAGCCAACCTGGGGCGGGAGCAGCTCTGGAAGTCGCAGCAGTTCATGTCGGTCGATCCCAAGCTCCGCGGCGCGATGGGCTTCGGCGGGGCGGCCCGGATCGCAGAGTTCACCGACGGGACGAGCAATTCGGCGATGGTGTGGGAGATCCGCGTCGGTGTGACCGAGACCGACCCCCGTGGCACCTGGGCCCTGGGACGGTACGGAACCAGTCTTGTCGGCGGTTGCGACATTGACCCGGCGACCGGGATGACCGACTGCCTGGGCCTGAACCCGAGAGCCGACTTCGCGGACGACGTGGACGACTGCGTCAACGCCTCCTTCTCCGGCATGGGCTGCTCTTACAACGTCGGGGACGGTCAGTCCGCGCCGCGGAGCATGCATCCGGGCGGGGTCCACCTGCTGCTGGGCGACGGCGCCGGACGGTTCGTGAGCGAGAGCATCGACTTCACGATCCACCGGGCCCTGAACAGCATTTCCGGCGGAGAGAAGCTCTCGGAGTTCTAG
- a CDS encoding PQQ-binding-like beta-propeller repeat protein, which translates to MMPRLLACLTLAGLVSLASPPSAPADDWPQWMGPKRDNVWRETGLLETFPKEGPKVVWRVPVAGGYSGPAVAGGKVYVTDYVTKDNVKTDNFDRKGSTGIERVLCLDEATGRELWKHEYPTEYAISYPAGPRSTPLVHQGKVYTQGAEGKLICFDAAKGGVIWSRDLKTDYMTKSALWGYASQPLIDGERLIVLAGGPGTHCVALNKETGAEVWRVGSAKEQGYSPPVIFEQAGVRQMILMQPAAIYAVDPATGKELWSQPYDADNGSIIMTPVKVGNYLFVGGFNNRNLMLELATDKPGAKTLWKDKAKHALSPVNVQPFVMDGRIYGSDSDGELRCIEVPSGNILWATPQPIGRRKQGSGTVFLVRQGETDRFWMFAETGDLILGRLTPQGFTELSRTHLLEPTNFAFGREVVWCAPAFANRRIFVRNDKELLSVDLAADPGASR; encoded by the coding sequence ATGATGCCTCGCCTGCTCGCCTGTCTGACCCTGGCCGGTCTCGTCTCGCTCGCCTCTCCCCCGTCGGCCCCCGCCGACGACTGGCCGCAGTGGATGGGGCCGAAGCGGGATAACGTCTGGCGGGAAACCGGACTCCTCGAGACCTTCCCCAAGGAGGGACCGAAGGTCGTCTGGCGGGTCCCGGTCGCCGGCGGCTATTCCGGACCGGCGGTCGCCGGCGGAAAGGTCTACGTCACCGACTACGTGACGAAAGACAACGTCAAGACCGACAACTTCGACCGGAAGGGTTCCACCGGCATCGAGCGGGTCCTCTGCCTCGACGAGGCGACCGGCCGCGAACTCTGGAAGCACGAGTATCCGACCGAGTACGCGATCTCCTACCCCGCCGGCCCGCGGTCGACGCCGCTGGTCCACCAGGGGAAGGTCTACACCCAGGGGGCCGAGGGGAAACTGATCTGCTTCGATGCCGCCAAGGGAGGCGTGATCTGGTCCCGCGACCTCAAGACGGACTACATGACCAAGTCCGCCCTGTGGGGCTACGCCAGCCAGCCGCTCATTGACGGCGAGCGGCTGATCGTCCTCGCCGGCGGACCGGGGACCCACTGCGTCGCCCTCAACAAGGAGACCGGCGCGGAGGTCTGGCGCGTCGGAAGCGCAAAGGAGCAGGGCTATTCTCCCCCGGTGATCTTCGAGCAGGCGGGCGTCCGGCAGATGATCCTCATGCAGCCCGCGGCGATCTACGCCGTCGACCCGGCGACCGGCAAGGAGCTCTGGTCCCAGCCGTACGATGCCGACAACGGCTCGATCATCATGACCCCCGTCAAGGTCGGGAACTATCTCTTCGTCGGCGGGTTCAACAACCGGAACCTGATGCTGGAACTCGCGACCGACAAGCCGGGGGCGAAGACCCTCTGGAAAGACAAGGCGAAGCACGCTCTCTCGCCGGTCAACGTCCAGCCGTTCGTGATGGACGGGCGGATCTACGGCTCCGATTCCGATGGCGAACTGCGGTGCATCGAGGTCCCCAGCGGCAACATTCTGTGGGCCACGCCGCAGCCGATCGGTCGCCGGAAGCAGGGGAGCGGGACGGTCTTCCTGGTCCGGCAGGGGGAGACCGACCGGTTCTGGATGTTCGCTGAGACCGGTGATCTCATCCTCGGGCGTCTGACCCCGCAGGGCTTCACCGAGCTTTCCCGGACGCACCTCCTGGAACCGACGAACTTTGCGTTCGGACGGGAAGTCGTGTGGTGCGCGCCGGCCTTCGCGAATCGCCGGATCTTCGTCCGCAATGACAAGGAGCTGCTCTCCGTCGATCTGGCCGCCGATCCGGGGGCGTCCCGTTGA
- the pheA gene encoding prephenate dehydratase, translating to MAKKNPGPKKGSLPRTKTVAKPSSASAAPPVKVIRKKTAASTENEVKAVDKELVRLLNRRMELTLAQLEDLKDRHEVWFDPNMDQELWDRLDQLNQNGSVAVSVLRSCFREVICAARNKVKVVRVAYLGPPFSFTHLAAIERFGKSADLVPVNTIASVFEEVNRGHADYGVVPIENSTDGRIVDTLDMFTRLPLQICGEVQLAVHHNLLSRSPRSEIVEIYSKPQALSQCRDWLARNMPRARLIEVTSTSTAAQLARDKPGAAAVASKQAAVQYDLQIVAEKIEDNSHNVTRFAIIGDEETKPTGKDRTALLLQIPHAPGALSDALTAFKNAKINLTWIESFPLRGQEAGYLFFLDFEGHSKEQRISKTLEQLEKKAVRINVLGSYPRGKLVE from the coding sequence ATGGCGAAGAAGAACCCGGGGCCCAAGAAGGGTTCCCTGCCCCGCACCAAGACCGTGGCCAAACCCTCTTCGGCCAGTGCCGCTCCCCCCGTCAAGGTGATCCGCAAGAAGACGGCGGCCTCGACGGAAAACGAAGTCAAGGCGGTTGATAAGGAGCTCGTCCGGCTGCTGAACCGCCGGATGGAACTGACGCTCGCCCAGCTCGAAGACCTCAAGGATCGCCACGAAGTCTGGTTCGATCCGAACATGGACCAGGAGCTGTGGGACCGGCTCGACCAGCTGAACCAGAACGGGTCCGTCGCGGTCTCGGTCCTCCGATCCTGTTTCCGCGAAGTGATTTGCGCCGCCCGGAACAAGGTCAAGGTGGTCCGGGTCGCTTACCTGGGCCCTCCGTTCAGCTTTACGCATCTCGCGGCCATCGAACGGTTTGGGAAGAGCGCGGACCTGGTCCCGGTCAACACGATCGCTTCGGTCTTTGAAGAAGTGAACCGCGGCCATGCCGACTACGGCGTCGTCCCGATCGAGAACAGCACTGACGGCCGGATCGTCGACACCCTCGACATGTTCACCCGCCTGCCGCTGCAGATCTGCGGGGAAGTCCAGCTCGCCGTCCACCACAACCTGCTCTCGCGGTCGCCGCGGAGCGAGATCGTCGAGATCTACAGCAAGCCGCAAGCGCTCTCGCAGTGCCGCGACTGGCTGGCCCGCAACATGCCCCGCGCCCGGCTGATCGAGGTCACCAGCACCTCGACCGCCGCCCAGCTGGCTCGCGACAAGCCGGGAGCCGCCGCCGTGGCGAGCAAGCAGGCGGCCGTGCAGTACGACCTGCAGATCGTCGCCGAGAAGATCGAGGACAACAGCCACAACGTCACCCGCTTCGCCATCATCGGCGATGAGGAGACGAAGCCGACGGGCAAGGACCGGACCGCCCTGCTGCTCCAGATCCCGCACGCCCCGGGAGCCCTGAGCGACGCCCTGACGGCGTTCAAGAACGCCAAGATCAACCTGACGTGGATCGAGTCGTTCCCGCTCCGCGGCCAGGAGGCCGGATACCTGTTCTTCCTGGACTTCGAAGGGCACTCCAAGGAGCAGCGGATCTCCAAGACGCTCGAACAGCTTGAGAAGAAAGCGGTTCGGATCAACGTCCTCGGTTCGTATCCCCGCGGCAAGCTGGTCGAGTAG
- the aroF gene encoding 3-deoxy-7-phosphoheptulonate synthase — protein sequence MIIVLKPDASEAQLEHICERIREMGFRHEISRGVKRTLVGVLGEEDRLRNAPLRAIPGVEDVMSVLKPYKLASKEFKAEPSVFDLGHGVKVGGGNLMLIAGPCAIEGEDILREIGKSVKAAGANVLRGGAFKPRTSPYSFQGMGEDGLKALRAVGDELKMPVVTEVMDPRQVELVNEYSDMFQIGARNMQNFNLLTEVGQTKRPVLLKRGMSATVEDLLMSAEYVLSNGNMQVILCERGIRSFDKSTRNLLDLAAVPNCKGLSHLPIIVDPSHATGRPDLIPAMAYASVAAGADGVHIEVHNCPEKAMSDGPQALLPNQYADVVAQIQKLAAVMGMSIPQAG from the coding sequence GTGATTATCGTTTTGAAACCGGACGCTTCCGAAGCCCAGCTCGAGCACATCTGCGAGCGGATTCGCGAAATGGGCTTCCGGCATGAGATCAGCCGGGGGGTCAAGCGGACGCTCGTGGGGGTCCTGGGAGAAGAAGACCGGCTCCGCAACGCTCCGCTGCGGGCGATCCCGGGCGTCGAAGACGTGATGTCGGTCCTCAAGCCGTACAAGCTGGCGAGCAAGGAGTTCAAGGCGGAGCCTTCGGTCTTCGACCTCGGCCACGGGGTCAAGGTCGGCGGCGGAAACCTGATGCTGATCGCCGGGCCGTGCGCGATCGAAGGGGAAGACATCCTCCGCGAGATCGGCAAGAGCGTGAAGGCGGCGGGGGCCAACGTCCTCCGCGGTGGCGCGTTCAAGCCGCGGACGAGCCCCTACAGCTTCCAGGGGATGGGCGAAGACGGCCTCAAGGCGCTCCGCGCCGTCGGCGACGAGCTCAAGATGCCGGTCGTGACCGAGGTCATGGACCCGCGGCAGGTGGAGCTGGTCAACGAATATTCCGACATGTTCCAGATCGGCGCCCGGAACATGCAGAACTTCAACCTGCTGACGGAAGTCGGCCAGACGAAGCGCCCCGTGCTGCTCAAGCGCGGGATGAGCGCGACGGTCGAAGACCTGCTGATGTCCGCCGAGTACGTCCTCTCGAACGGGAACATGCAGGTGATCCTCTGCGAGCGGGGGATCCGGAGCTTCGACAAGTCGACGCGGAACCTGCTCGACCTGGCGGCGGTCCCGAACTGCAAGGGGCTCTCGCACCTGCCGATCATCGTTGACCCGAGCCACGCCACCGGCCGGCCGGACCTGATCCCCGCCATGGCCTATGCCTCCGTCGCCGCCGGTGCGGACGGGGTCCACATCGAAGTCCACAACTGTCCCGAGAAGGCGATGAGCGACGGTCCGCAGGCTCTCCTGCCGAACCAGTACGCCGACGTCGTGGCTCAGATCCAGAAGCTGGCCGCCGTCATGGGGATGAGCATTCCCCAGGCGGGCTGA
- the tpiA gene encoding triose-phosphate isomerase has protein sequence MRRYLVAGNWKMNLKQESALALAKALAAACPGGDTRIDVLVAPPFPYLLPVKQAVAGSNVTVGAQNAYFEQPGAFTGETSVEMIADCGCKAVILGHSERRHVLGETDAVINKKVKAVLAKGLDVILCVGELLADRDAGNTEAVLDEQMKGGLAGISEEQMAKIVIAYEPVWAIGTGRTASPEQAESAHAHLRNWLKTHYTAGVADTTRILYGGSVKPDNAAELMGQPDVDGALVGGASLKPEQFLPIIQAAQGLTR, from the coding sequence ATGCGTCGTTATCTCGTTGCCGGCAACTGGAAGATGAACCTCAAGCAGGAATCGGCCCTCGCGCTCGCCAAGGCGCTGGCGGCCGCCTGCCCGGGTGGCGACACCCGGATCGATGTCCTGGTCGCCCCGCCGTTCCCCTACCTCCTGCCGGTGAAGCAGGCGGTCGCGGGGTCGAACGTCACCGTTGGCGCTCAGAACGCTTACTTCGAGCAGCCGGGCGCGTTCACCGGCGAAACGTCGGTGGAGATGATCGCCGACTGCGGCTGCAAGGCGGTGATCCTGGGCCACAGCGAGCGGCGGCACGTCCTGGGCGAGACCGACGCCGTCATCAACAAGAAGGTCAAGGCGGTCCTGGCCAAGGGGCTCGATGTCATCCTGTGCGTCGGTGAGCTTCTGGCCGACCGCGACGCCGGGAACACCGAGGCGGTCCTGGACGAGCAGATGAAGGGGGGCCTCGCGGGGATCTCCGAAGAGCAGATGGCGAAGATCGTCATCGCCTACGAGCCCGTCTGGGCGATCGGCACCGGGCGGACGGCGTCGCCGGAGCAGGCTGAATCGGCCCATGCCCATCTTCGCAACTGGCTCAAGACGCACTACACTGCCGGGGTGGCGGACACAACCCGCATCCTCTACGGGGGAAGCGTCAAGCCGGACAATGCGGCCGAGTTGATGGGCCAGCCCGATGTCGACGGGGCTCTGGTGGGCGGCGCGAGCCTGAAGCCGGAGCAGTTCCTTCCGATCATCCAGGCGGCCCAGGGTCTGACCCGTTAG
- the secG gene encoding preprotein translocase subunit SecG — MSYLVGLGTFLLLFLSFFMIVLILLQRGRGGGLAGAFGGMGSQSAFGTKAGDTFTRITIVVAIIWVVLAGGVGMAMRKVQGDNNLGAGLQSGNAELKSADPLKDSEGGLGESAPFPGGSAKPSDETKAPPASAPGASKPAAGKDEATTDEKTPPAAAPAAGDASKAPEATPPAKPADPAAKPAEPAAKPAEPAADAKPDEAKAPAAPAAESKPAAEDKK; from the coding sequence GTGTCCTATCTCGTCGGTCTCGGAACATTCCTGTTGTTGTTCCTGTCGTTCTTCATGATCGTCCTGATCCTCCTCCAGCGGGGCCGCGGAGGGGGGCTGGCCGGGGCCTTCGGCGGGATGGGAAGCCAGAGCGCCTTCGGTACCAAGGCGGGTGATACGTTCACCCGGATCACGATCGTCGTGGCGATCATCTGGGTCGTCCTGGCGGGCGGCGTCGGGATGGCCATGCGGAAGGTCCAGGGGGACAACAACCTGGGTGCCGGCCTGCAGAGCGGCAATGCGGAACTGAAGAGCGCCGATCCGCTGAAGGACAGCGAAGGGGGACTCGGCGAGTCCGCTCCGTTCCCGGGTGGCTCCGCCAAGCCGTCCGACGAGACGAAGGCTCCTCCGGCCTCGGCGCCGGGCGCCTCGAAGCCGGCAGCGGGCAAGGACGAAGCCACGACGGACGAGAAGACCCCGCCCGCCGCCGCTCCTGCAGCGGGCGATGCATCCAAGGCTCCGGAGGCCACTCCGCCCGCCAAGCCGGCGGATCCGGCTGCGAAGCCGGCAGAACCGGCGGCCAAGCCCGCAGAACCGGCCGCGGACGCGAAGCCGGACGAAGCGAAGGCTCCGGCGGCTCCGGCCGCCGAATCGAAGCCGGCTGCGGAAGACAAGAAGTAG
- a CDS encoding phosphoadenylyl-sulfate reductase: MARLSQARLQNLNETFNERSPEELLRWARETFGNRVAAISAMQMAGSVVCHMLHQHRIDIPVLFVDTGVMFQETLDTRDRLAGEYGLDIRTLKAELTMEQQTAKHGVLYLSVEGQQQCCHMRKVEPLLGIKGQYDCLIGSLRRSEGGRRGHCPIVGVDPELNAIRLNPLANMDDPTLDGYIAEHKVIVNPLHHQGFSTIGCNRCTTPVLPGEPKRAGRWRHLGPWSQYCGINPSDVDDATSQAVDLPQDLVDRILGQKTDFMI, translated from the coding sequence ATGGCCCGACTGTCCCAGGCCCGTCTTCAGAATCTCAACGAGACTTTCAACGAGCGATCGCCCGAAGAACTCCTGCGCTGGGCTCGTGAAACGTTCGGCAACCGGGTCGCGGCGATCTCGGCGATGCAGATGGCGGGGAGCGTCGTCTGTCACATGCTTCATCAGCACCGGATCGATATTCCGGTCCTGTTCGTCGACACCGGGGTGATGTTCCAGGAGACGCTGGACACCCGCGACCGGCTGGCAGGCGAATACGGTCTCGACATCCGGACGTTGAAGGCGGAGCTGACGATGGAGCAGCAGACCGCCAAGCACGGCGTGCTGTATCTGTCGGTCGAAGGGCAGCAGCAGTGCTGCCACATGCGGAAGGTGGAGCCGCTGCTGGGGATCAAGGGGCAGTATGACTGCCTGATCGGGAGTCTGCGGCGGTCCGAAGGGGGTCGCCGGGGGCATTGTCCGATCGTCGGGGTGGACCCGGAGCTGAATGCGATCCGGCTCAATCCGCTGGCGAACATGGATGACCCGACGCTCGACGGTTACATCGCCGAGCACAAGGTGATCGTGAACCCGCTGCATCATCAGGGGTTTTCGACGATTGGCTGTAACCGCTGCACGACGCCGGTGTTGCCGGGCGAGCCGAAGCGGGCGGGTCGGTGGCGTCATCTGGGTCCGTGGTCGCAGTATTGCGGGATCAATCCTTCGGACGTCGATGATGCGACGTCGCAGGCGGTGGATCTGCCGCAGGACCTGGTCGATCGAATTCTGGGCCAGAAGACCGACTTCATGATCTAG
- a CDS encoding MotA/TolQ/ExbB proton channel family protein: MKSRLLILLLFVGGLWAASEVLAQGPNPQPAPAAEAGRVAAHELQIGWRQVGALFRGLAGIPMWGLVVCGVMVLTFAVDRLVVLQARRVAPPVFTKRFLQHLREEDLNSELARELLDVCRDHPSVIARLYGIVIENYGRTSFEIRTAVSDLAEVELYYLRKHIRALGSLAAIAPLLGLFGTVIGMIEAFQALSGQTGAGKTEALAGGIGLALIATATGLGVAIMASLAYYFMQGRVDKRIHELEMLTNQAIALVASDGPVIKETPARRTKSAGETAKSKA, encoded by the coding sequence ATGAAATCGAGATTGCTGATCCTCCTGCTGTTCGTCGGCGGGCTATGGGCCGCATCCGAGGTCCTGGCCCAAGGCCCCAATCCGCAACCCGCCCCCGCTGCCGAAGCCGGACGCGTCGCCGCCCACGAACTGCAGATCGGCTGGCGACAGGTCGGAGCCCTCTTCCGCGGACTCGCCGGCATCCCCATGTGGGGACTCGTGGTCTGCGGGGTCATGGTCCTGACCTTCGCCGTCGACCGCCTCGTCGTCCTCCAGGCCCGCCGGGTCGCCCCCCCGGTCTTCACCAAGCGGTTCCTTCAGCACCTCCGCGAAGAAGACCTCAACAGCGAACTGGCCCGCGAACTCCTCGACGTCTGCCGCGACCACCCCAGCGTCATCGCCCGCCTCTACGGCATCGTGATCGAGAACTACGGCCGCACCAGCTTCGAGATCCGGACCGCCGTCAGCGACCTCGCCGAAGTCGAGCTGTACTACCTCCGCAAACACATCCGCGCCCTCGGGAGCCTGGCCGCGATCGCCCCCCTGCTCGGCCTCTTCGGAACGGTCATCGGGATGATCGAGGCCTTCCAGGCCCTCTCCGGCCAGACCGGAGCAGGCAAGACCGAAGCCCTCGCTGGCGGGATCGGACTGGCCCTCATCGCCACCGCGACCGGACTGGGAGTCGCGATCATGGCCTCCCTCGCCTACTACTTCATGCAGGGCCGCGTCGACAAACGGATTCACGAACTCGAGATGCTGACCAATCAGGCGATCGCCCTCGTGGCCTCGGACGGACCGGTCATCAAGGAGACCCCCGCCCGCCGCACGAAGTCCGCCGGCGAAACCGCCAAGTCCAAAGCGTGA
- a CDS encoding ExbD/TolR family protein, with the protein MLQRSRQVDEPLFINLTPMIDVILTLLVFFITATRLYDWEEEKLDVAIPEVQYARPLTQAPDDLVVSVAMDGAASLNGEEVDLPQIRAKLREAKERFADQGVIIRADGRTTHQRVADIMSACHASGISRILFSVRQVEDK; encoded by the coding sequence ATGCTCCAGCGCAGCCGACAGGTCGACGAACCGCTGTTCATCAACCTGACGCCGATGATCGACGTCATCCTGACGCTGCTGGTGTTCTTCATCACCGCGACGCGGCTCTACGACTGGGAAGAGGAGAAGCTCGACGTCGCGATCCCCGAAGTCCAGTACGCCCGCCCGCTGACCCAGGCTCCCGACGACCTCGTCGTCTCCGTCGCGATGGACGGGGCCGCCTCGCTCAATGGGGAAGAGGTCGACCTTCCGCAGATCCGGGCCAAGCTCCGCGAAGCGAAGGAGCGGTTTGCCGACCAGGGAGTCATCATCCGGGCCGACGGCCGGACGACGCACCAGCGAGTCGCCGACATCATGTCCGCCTGCCACGCCTCGGGGATCTCGCGGATCCTGTTCTCCGTCCGACAGGTCGAAGACAAGTAG
- a CDS encoding NUDIX hydrolase — translation MAKRKSVVASGKFIRLVRQGTWEFAERANASGVVAIVAVTPQQELVLTEQHRAAVDAMVIDLPAGLSGDIEGAEDEELEEAARRELEEETGFSVPSLARLFRCPSSPGLSNELVDYFLGYGAEQTGQGGGDGSEQIAPHVVPLAVLREWIGKRAAEENVLIDPKVYVALAVLRA, via the coding sequence GTGGCCAAGCGAAAGTCGGTCGTGGCGAGCGGCAAGTTCATCCGGCTCGTCCGGCAGGGGACGTGGGAGTTTGCCGAGCGGGCCAACGCGTCGGGGGTCGTGGCGATCGTCGCCGTCACGCCGCAGCAGGAGCTCGTCCTCACAGAACAGCACCGGGCGGCGGTCGACGCGATGGTGATCGACCTCCCGGCGGGGCTCTCGGGGGATATCGAGGGGGCCGAGGACGAAGAACTCGAAGAGGCCGCCCGGCGGGAGCTGGAAGAGGAAACCGGCTTCTCGGTCCCGTCTCTGGCGCGGCTCTTCCGCTGTCCGTCGTCCCCCGGACTCTCGAACGAGCTGGTCGACTACTTCCTCGGCTACGGGGCGGAGCAGACCGGTCAGGGAGGTGGAGACGGAAGCGAGCAGATTGCCCCGCACGTCGTTCCGCTGGCGGTGCTGCGCGAGTGGATCGGCAAGCGGGCGGCCGAGGAGAACGTCCTGATCGACCCCAAGGTCTACGTGGCCCTGGCAGTTCTGCGGGCGTAA